Proteins co-encoded in one Populus trichocarpa isolate Nisqually-1 chromosome 10, P.trichocarpa_v4.1, whole genome shotgun sequence genomic window:
- the LOC18102495 gene encoding 3-ketoacyl-CoA synthase 20, translating into MAEDQSKQRLGPESVTVHDSEPAETKRNTLPNFLLSVKLKYVKLGYHYLISNAMFLLLIPLLFIASAHLSTLTIQDFVQLWNHLKFNFVSVTVSSGLLVFLATLYFTSRPRKIYLLDFACYKPEPARMCTRETFMEKSVLAGSFSEENLAFQKKIIERSGLGQNTYFPEAVMRITPRPGMEDARKEAEMVMFGAIDELLAKTGVKAKEIGILIVNCSLFNPTPSLSAMVVNHYRLRGNILSYNLGGMGCSAGLISIDLAKQLLQVHPNSYALVISMENITLNCYFGNDRSMLVSNCLFRMGGAAILLSNRSSDRRRSKYQLIHTVRTHKGADDKCYNCVFQKEDNTRRVGVSLSKDLMAVAGEALKTNITTLGPLVLPMSEQLLFFATLVGRKIFKMKIKPYIPDFKLAFEHFCIHAGGRAVLDELEKNLELSDWHMEPSRMTLYRFGNTSSSSLWYELAYSEAKGRIRKGDRTWQIAFGSGFKCNSAVWHALRTINPAKEKNPWVDEIDEFPVHVPKVVPIAS; encoded by the exons ATGGCAGAGGATCAGAGCAAACAAAGACTGGGACCAGAATCAGTCACGGTTCATGATAGTGAACCAGCTGAAACGAAGAGAAACACCCTCCCAAACTTTCTTCTATCAGTTAAACTCAAATATGTGAAACTTGGTTATCATTACTTAATATCCAATGCCATGTTTCTCCTGCTTATTCCACTCCTATTCATTGCATCAGCTCATCTTTCAACTCTTACCATCCAAGATTTCGTCCAGCTTTGGAACCacctcaaattcaattttgtctCAGTAACTGTTAGCTCAGGCCTTCTAGTTTTCTTGGCTACTCTTTACTTCACCAGCCGTCCTAGAAAAATATACTTGTTGGATTTTGCATGTTACAAGCCCGAACCCGCTCGAATGTGCACCAGAGAGACTTTCATGGAGAAATCAGTACTAGCAGGCAGCTTCAGTGAAGAGAACTTAGCCTTTCAAAAGAAGATTATTGAGAGGTCTGGTTTAGGACAAAATACTTACTTCCCTGAGGCAGTGATGCGGATCACACCAAGGCCGGGCATGGAGGACGCAAGGAAGGAGGCTGAGATGGTGATGTTTGGAGCCATTGATGAGCTCTTGGCCAAAACTGGGGTTAAAGCTAAGGAGATAGGCATTCTTATAGTGAATTGCAGTTTGTTCAATCCAACCCCGTCTCTCTCTGCCATGGTAGTCAATCACTACAGACTCAGGGGGAACATATTGAGCTATAATCTTGGTGGTATGGGTTGCAGTGCGGGGCTCATCTCTATTGATCTTGCCAAGCAGCTACTGCAG GTGCATCCCAATTCCTATGCTCTAGTGATCAGTATGGAGAACATCACTCTTAATTGTTACTTTGGTAATGACCGGTCCATGCTTGTCTCCAACTGCTTATTCCGTATGGGTGGTGCTGCTATCCTTCTCTCCAACCGATCATCCGATCGCCGCCGCTCAAAGTATCAACTAATCCACACTGTTCGAACACACAAGGGGGCTGATGATAAGTGTTACAATTGTGTGTTCCAAAAAGAGGATAACACCAGAAGAGTTGGTGTTTCGCTTTCTAAGGACCTCATGGCTGTTGCTGGAGAAGCCCTTAAAACCAATATCACAACACTAGGGCCGTTAGTCCTTCCCATGTCAGAGCAACTCCTATTTTTTGCTACTTTAGTAGGAAGAAAGATCttcaaaatgaagataaaaccGTACATTCCTGATTTCAAGTTGGCTTTTGAGCACTTCTGCATCCATGCTGGTGGGAGAGCTGTGTTAGATGAACTAGAGAAAAATCTGGAGCTCTCTGACTGGCACATGGAGCCTTCAAGAATGACTCTTTATAGGTTCGGTAACACTTCTAGTAGCTCTTTGTGGTATGAATTGGCTTACTCCGAGGCCAAAGGGAGAATTAGGAAGGGTGATAGAACTTGGCAGATTGCTTTCGGTTCAGGATTCAAGTGTAACAGTGCGGTGTGGCATGCATTGAGGACAATCAATCCGGCAAAAGAGAAGAATCCTTGGGTTGATGAAATTGATGAATTCCCTGTTCATGTGCCTAAAGTGGTGCCCATCGCCTCTTga
- the LOC112328828 gene encoding 3-ketoacyl-CoA synthase 11: MADEKKQNLENKPVLSQPLPERKKNTSPNFLLSVELKYVKLGYHYLVSNAMYLMLMPVLCVIFAHLSTFTVDELWNQLKFNFVTVVLSSTSIVFTATLYFMSRPRKVYLVDFSCYKPGPAHKVSRELFMQLSAATEVFTEQSLAFQKKILEKSGYGEMTYAPKGLMRVPPDQSMAESWRESEMVMFGAIDDLLAKTMVKPRDIGILVVNSSLFNPTPSLSARVVNHYKLRGNILSYNLGGMGCSAGLISIDLAKDLLQVHPNSYALVVSTENISRNWYFGNDRSMLVTNCLFRMGAAAVLLSNRTFDRRRSKYQLIRTVRTHKGADDKSFNCVLQREDLDTQRVGVSLSKDLMAIAGEALETNITTLGPLVLPVSEQLLFFVTLVAKKIFKMKVKPYIPDFKLAFEHFCIHAGGRGVLDELEKNLELTEWHMEPSRMTLYRFGNTSSSSLWYELAYSEAKGRIKKGDRIWQIGFGSGFKCNSAVWRAIRAIDPAKEKNPWMDEIDDFPVRVPRVAPLVY; encoded by the exons ATGGCAGATGAGAAGAAACAAAACCTGGAAAACAAACCTGTGTTGTCTCAACCTCTACCCGAGAGGAAGAAAAACACCTCACCAAACTTCCTTTTATCTGTTGAGCTCAAATATGTGAAACTTGGTTACCACTACTTGGTTTCCAATGCCATGTACCTCATGCTCATGCCAGTACTTTGCGTGATTTTTGctcatctttcaacattcaCAGTTGATGAGCTTTGGAATCaactcaaattcaattttgtgaCAGTAGTTCTTTCCTCAACCTCAATTGTTTTTACTGCTACACTCTACTTCATGAGCCGTCCAAGAAAAGTTTACTTGGTGGATTTTTCATGTTACAAGCCCGGACCAGCTCATAAAGTATCTAGAGAACTCTTCATGCAGTTATCTGCAGCGACCGAGGTTTTCACAGAGCAAAGCTtagcttttcaaaagaaaatcctAGAGAAATCAGGCTATGGTGAAATGACCTACGCTCCAAAAGGCTTGATGCGTGTCCCGCCAGACCAGTCCATGGCTGAATCCTGGAGGGAATCAGAGATGGTGATGTTCGGAGCAATTGATGATCTCTTGGCCAAAACAATGGTGAAGCCTAGAGACATAGGAATACTTGTGGTGAATAGCAGTTTGTTCAATCCCACGCCGTCTCTCTCAGCTAGAGTTGTGAATCACTACAAGCTTAGAGGGAACATTTTGAGCTATAATCTTGGTGGTATGGGCTGCAGTGCAGGACTTATTTCTATTGATCTTGCCAAAGACCTTTTACAG GTGCATCCCAACTCCTATGCCCTAGTGGTGAGCACCGAGAACATTTCTCGCAACTGGTATTTTGGCAATGACCGATCGATGCTTGTCACCAACTGCCTCTTCCGTATGGGAGCAGCCGCAGTCCTCCTATCCAACCGGACATTTGATCGCCGTCGCTCAAAGTATCAACTTATCCGTACTGTACGTACACATAAGGGTGCAGATGATAAGTCCTTCAACTGTGTCTTGCAACGAGAGGATCTTGACACCCAAAGAGTTGGCGTCTCTCTCTCAAAAGACCTAATGGCAATAGCTGGAGAAGCCCTTGAAACGAATATAACCACTCTGGGCCCATTAGTTCTTCCAGTCTCCGAACAACTTCTATTCTTTGTAACCTTAGTTGCCAAAAAAATCTTCAAGATGAAGGTAAAACCATATATTCCTGATTTCAAGTTGGCATTTGAGCACTTCTGCATCCACGCTGGAGGAAGAGGTGTGTTGGATGAGCTTGAGAAAAATCTTGAGCTCACTGAATGGCATATGGAGCCATCAAGAATGACTCTTTATAGGTTTGGAAATACCTCTAGCAGTTCTTTGTGGTATGAATTGGCGTACTCCGAGGCCAAGGGAAGGATCAAGAAGGGGGACAGAATTTGGCAAATAGGTTTTGGTTCAGGATTTAAGTGCAACAGTGCCGTGTGGCGTGCTATAAGAGCTATCGATCCGGCCAAAGAGAAGAATCCTTGGATGGATGAGATTGATGACTTTCCAGTTCGTGTGCCTAGAGTGGCACCTcttgtttattaa